A window from Gossypium raimondii isolate GPD5lz chromosome 7, ASM2569854v1, whole genome shotgun sequence encodes these proteins:
- the LOC105769373 gene encoding glucose-6-phosphate 1-dehydrogenase, cytoplasmic isoform encodes MGSGKWCLQKRDSFRSDSLSGNENVPETGCLSIIVLGASGDLAKKKTFPALFNLYCQGFLPPDEVHIFGYARTKISDDDLRNRVCGYLVNDRSASPSEDVSKFLQLIQYVSGSYDGADGFQLLDKEITKHEISKSSQEGSSRRLFYLALPPSVYPSVCRMIRKYCMNKSDLGGWTRIVVEKPFGKDLDSAEQLSSQIGELFDEPQIYRIDHYLGKELVQNLLVLRFANRFFLPLWNRDNIDNVQIVFREDFGTEGRGGYFDEYGIIRDIIQNHLLQVLCLVAMEKPVSLKPEHIRDEKVKVLQSVLPIKDEEVVLGQYEGYRDDPTVPNHSNTPTFATVILRIHNERWEGVPFILKAGKALNSRKAEIRVQFKDVPGDIFKCQKQGRNEFVIRLQPSEAMYMKLTVKQPGLEMSTVQSELDLSYRQRYQGVTIPEAYERLILDTIRGDQQHFVRRDELKAAWEIFTPLLHRIDHGEMKPIPYRTGSRGPAEADELSAKAGYVQTHGYIWIPPTL; translated from the exons ATGGGATCAGGTAAATGGTGCCTTCAAAAAAGAGATAGTTTTAGGAGTGATTCATTATCAGGCAATGAGAATGTGCCTGAAACTGGTTGTCTCTCAATAATTGTTCTTGGTGCCTCTGGTGATCTTGCCAAGAAGAAGACTTTCCCTGCGCTCTTTAATCTTTATTGTCAG GGATTTTTACCACCAGATGAGGTGCACATATTTGGCTATGCAAGGACTAAGATTTCGGATGATGATTTAAGGAACCGTGTTTGTGG gtatcTTGTCAATGATAGAAGTGCTTCACCCTCAGAAGACGTGTCAAAGTTCTTACAGCTG ATTCAATATGTAAGTGGGTCATATGATGGCGCTGACGGCTTTCAGCTATTAGACAAGGAAATCACAAAGCATGAAATCTCAAAAAGTAGCCAAGAAGGCTCATCTCGGAGACTTTTTTATCTTGCACTTCCACCATCAGTGTATCCATCTGTTTGTAGGATGATCAGGAAATATTGCATGAATAAAT cTGATCTTGGCGGATGGACTCGGATAGTTGTTGAGAAACCATTTGGTAAAGATTTGGACTCTGCAGAGCAACTAAGTTCTCAAATCGGAGAGTTGTTTGATGAACCACAAATCTACCGTATTGATCactatttgggaaaggaatTGGTCCAGAACCTG TTGGTACTTCGTTTTGCTAATCGCTTCTTCTTGCCCCTTTGGAATCGCGACAACATTGATAATGTACAG ATTGTATTCAGAGAGGATTTTGGAACTGAGGGTCGTGGTGGATATTTTGATGAATACGG AATTATCCGTGATATTATCCAAAACCACCTATTACAG GTTCTTTGTCTTGTTGCTATGGAGAAGCCTGTCTCTCTCAAACCCGAGCACATTCGTGACGAGAAAGTGAAG GTTCTTCAATCTGTACTTCCGATTAAAGATGAAGAGGTTGTACTCGGACAATATGAAGGTTACAGGGACGACCCAACAGTTCCCAACCACTCAAACACTCCCACATTTGCTACTGTTATTCTCCGTATACATAATGAAAGATGGGAAG GTGTCCCGTTTATTCTAAAGGCAGGGAAAGCATTGAATTCAAGAAAAGCAGAGATACGTGTTCAATTTAAGGATGTTCCTGGtgatatatttaaat GTCAAAAGCAAGGGAGAAACGAGTTTGTCATACGCCTGCAACCTTCTGAAGCCATGTACATGAAGCTAACC GTGAAGCAGCCCGGTCTCGAGATGTCAACAGTGCAAAGTGAACTAGATTTGTCATACAGGCAACGCTATCAAGGTGTTACCATCCCAGAGGCTTATGAACGTCTTATACTCGACAC GATAAGAGGTGATCAGCAGCATTTTGTTCGTCGGGACGAGTTAAAG GCGGCATGGGAGATTTTTACGCCTCTTCTACACAGAATCGACCACGGTGAAATGAAGCCAATTCCATACCGAACAGGCAGCCGGGGTCCTGCAGAAGCAGATGAGCTCTCGGCTAAAGCCGGTTATGTTCAAACACATGGTTATATTTGGATTCCTCCCACCTTATag
- the LOC105769358 gene encoding serine/threonine protein phosphatase 2A 59 kDa regulatory subunit B' eta isoform isoform X2 gives MMIKQIFNRLPRKQSKSSDNREGGGTSASSSNAYTSSRNNANSGGPASSGVSSTPNLGLNQGNKVSQVVNTKLNGDVFASSFVTLPSFKDIPNSEKQNLFIRKLNLCCVVFDFSDPTKNLKEKDIKRQTLLELVDYVSSANGKFSEIVMQEFVKMVSLNLFRPLTSPPRENKVLEAFDVEDEEPSVDPAWSHLQVVYELFLRFVVSPETDAKLAKRYIDHTFILKLLDLFDSEDPRERDSLKTLLHRIYGKFMVHRPFIRKAINNIFYRFIFETGKHNGIAELLEILGSIINGFALPLKEEHKLFLVRVLIPLHKPKCIPAYHQQLSYCITQFVEKDCKLADTVIRGLLKYWPVTNSSKEVMFLGELEEVLEATQPVEFQRCMVPLFRQIGRCLSSSHFQSFPFDLFEKLDYSVGGREGIVLMEQSSY, from the exons ATGATgatcaaacaaatatttaataggCTCCCGCGGAAACAATCTAAGTCAAGTGACAATCGTGAGGGAGGTGGAACCTCTGCCTCTTCTTCAAATGCTTATACCAGTTCAAGAAATAATGCAAATTCTGGTGGTCCAGCCTCTTCTGGTGTTAGTTCTACACCAAATTTAGGGCTGAATCAAGGGAATAAGGTTTCTCAAGTGGTGAATACAAAGCTGAATGGAGATGTATTTGCCTCTTCATTTGTGACATTGCCTAGTTTTAAAGATATTCCGAATTCCGAGAAGCAGAACTTGTTTATCCGAAAGCTGAACCTGTGTTGTGTCGTGTTTGACTTCAGTGACCCAACAAAAAACCTCAAAGAAAAGGATATCAAGCGACAAACTTTGCTAGAGCTTGTAGATTATGTTTCATCTGCTAATGGGAAATTCTCAGAGATTGTTATGCAGGAATTCGTAAAGATGGTGTCTCTGAATTTGTTTAGACCACTTACTTCACCTCCACGTGAGAACAAGGTTTTAGAAGCATTTGATGTGGAAGACGAGGAGCCATCGGTTGACCCTGCATGGTCTCATTTGCAAGTTGTCTATGAGTTATTCTTGAGGTTTGTGGTGTCACCCGAGACAGATGCAAAACTGGCCAAGCGGTATATAGATCACACTTTCATTCTAAAGTTACTAGATCTTTTTGATTCCGAGGACCCCAGAGAAAGGGACTCTTTGAAAACTCTTCTGCACCGAATTTATGGGAAGTTCATGGTCCATCGACCATTCATCCGGAAAGCAATCAACAACATCTTTTAccgttttatttttgaaaccgGAAAACACAATGGAATAGCTGAGCTATTAGAAATACTGGGAAGTATAATCAATGGGTTTGCTTTACCACTGAAGGAGGAACATAAGCTCTTTCTTGTTCGTGTACTGATACCACTTCACAAACCGAAGTGCATACCTGCGTACCACCAGCAGTTATCTTACTGCATTACTCAATTTGTCGAGAAAGACTGCAAGCTTGCTGACACTGTTATACGGGGCTTGCTGAAGTACTGGCCAGTTACCAATAGCTCAAAAGAAGTTATGTTCTTGGGTGAACTCGAGGAAGTTTTGGAAGCAACACAACCTGTGGAGTTTCAACGTTGTATGGTACCCTTATTCCGTCAGATTGGCCGCTGCTTAAGTAGTTCGCATTTTCAG TCTTTCCCTTTTGATCTGTTTGAAAAGCTTGATTACTCTGTAGGTGGCCGAGAGGGCATTGTTCTTATGGAACAATCATCATATTGA
- the LOC105769358 gene encoding serine/threonine protein phosphatase 2A 57 kDa regulatory subunit B' theta isoform isoform X1 → MMIKQIFNRLPRKQSKSSDNREGGGTSASSSNAYTSSRNNANSGGPASSGVSSTPNLGLNQGNKVSQVVNTKLNGDVFASSFVTLPSFKDIPNSEKQNLFIRKLNLCCVVFDFSDPTKNLKEKDIKRQTLLELVDYVSSANGKFSEIVMQEFVKMVSLNLFRPLTSPPRENKVLEAFDVEDEEPSVDPAWSHLQVVYELFLRFVVSPETDAKLAKRYIDHTFILKLLDLFDSEDPRERDSLKTLLHRIYGKFMVHRPFIRKAINNIFYRFIFETGKHNGIAELLEILGSIINGFALPLKEEHKLFLVRVLIPLHKPKCIPAYHQQLSYCITQFVEKDCKLADTVIRGLLKYWPVTNSSKEVMFLGELEEVLEATQPVEFQRCMVPLFRQIGRCLSSSHFQVAERALFLWNNHHIETLIKQNRNVILPIIFPSLERNARSHWNPAVQSLTLNVQKIFSDNDPELFEECLHMFQEEEARDNEAKSKREATWKRLEEIAAMKAASNQPVLVSPKVTTRK, encoded by the exons ATGATgatcaaacaaatatttaataggCTCCCGCGGAAACAATCTAAGTCAAGTGACAATCGTGAGGGAGGTGGAACCTCTGCCTCTTCTTCAAATGCTTATACCAGTTCAAGAAATAATGCAAATTCTGGTGGTCCAGCCTCTTCTGGTGTTAGTTCTACACCAAATTTAGGGCTGAATCAAGGGAATAAGGTTTCTCAAGTGGTGAATACAAAGCTGAATGGAGATGTATTTGCCTCTTCATTTGTGACATTGCCTAGTTTTAAAGATATTCCGAATTCCGAGAAGCAGAACTTGTTTATCCGAAAGCTGAACCTGTGTTGTGTCGTGTTTGACTTCAGTGACCCAACAAAAAACCTCAAAGAAAAGGATATCAAGCGACAAACTTTGCTAGAGCTTGTAGATTATGTTTCATCTGCTAATGGGAAATTCTCAGAGATTGTTATGCAGGAATTCGTAAAGATGGTGTCTCTGAATTTGTTTAGACCACTTACTTCACCTCCACGTGAGAACAAGGTTTTAGAAGCATTTGATGTGGAAGACGAGGAGCCATCGGTTGACCCTGCATGGTCTCATTTGCAAGTTGTCTATGAGTTATTCTTGAGGTTTGTGGTGTCACCCGAGACAGATGCAAAACTGGCCAAGCGGTATATAGATCACACTTTCATTCTAAAGTTACTAGATCTTTTTGATTCCGAGGACCCCAGAGAAAGGGACTCTTTGAAAACTCTTCTGCACCGAATTTATGGGAAGTTCATGGTCCATCGACCATTCATCCGGAAAGCAATCAACAACATCTTTTAccgttttatttttgaaaccgGAAAACACAATGGAATAGCTGAGCTATTAGAAATACTGGGAAGTATAATCAATGGGTTTGCTTTACCACTGAAGGAGGAACATAAGCTCTTTCTTGTTCGTGTACTGATACCACTTCACAAACCGAAGTGCATACCTGCGTACCACCAGCAGTTATCTTACTGCATTACTCAATTTGTCGAGAAAGACTGCAAGCTTGCTGACACTGTTATACGGGGCTTGCTGAAGTACTGGCCAGTTACCAATAGCTCAAAAGAAGTTATGTTCTTGGGTGAACTCGAGGAAGTTTTGGAAGCAACACAACCTGTGGAGTTTCAACGTTGTATGGTACCCTTATTCCGTCAGATTGGCCGCTGCTTAAGTAGTTCGCATTTTCAG GTGGCCGAGAGGGCATTGTTCTTATGGAACAATCATCATATTGAAACCCTAATAAAGCAGAACCGTAATGTTATACTTCCGATTATCTTTCCTTCCTTGGAAAGGAATGCAAGAAGCCACTGGAATCCTGCAGTGCAGAGCTTGACGCTAAACGTCCAAAAGATTTTCTCTGACAATGACCCCGAGCTCTTTGAGGAGTGCTTGCATATGTTTCAGGAAGAAGAAGCACGAGACAATGAGGCTAAATCAAAACGGGAAGCCACATGGAAACGGTTAGAAGAGATTGCAGCAATGAAAGCTGCCAGTAATCAACCAGTGCTTGTTTCCCCGAAAGTAACTACTCGCAAGTGA
- the LOC105769352 gene encoding probable carboxylesterase 11 produces MPSVALKLYSVFFKFLLKHRLQNLIQNAIDESSNPYGVTTRPEESVSASNPSFTDGVATKDIHIDPFTALSIRIFLPDSSLSPPEQPDLKPNLRSSGNDDPNSHNHRRSSYAPSNVGAPRNDPRRSSLEGLNLRSDNNVYRGYSPSPQNCRKLPIMLQFHGGGWVSGSNESVANDYFCRRIAKLCDVIVIAVGYRLAPENKYPAAFEDGLKVLNWLAKQANLSECSKSMGSGARGVGSEFTKAEVQRHIVDTFGASVVEPWLAAHGDPSRCVLLGVSCGANIVDYVARKAVEAGKRLDPVKVVAQVLMYPFFIGNVPTQSEIKLANSYFYDKAMCLLAWKLFLPKEEFSLDHPAANPLISDRGPPLKFMPPTLTVVAEHDWMRDRAIAYSETLRKVNVDAPVLEYKDAVHEFATLDMLLKTPQAQACAEDIAIWVKKYISTRGHEFSY; encoded by the exons atGCCAAGCGTAGCTTTGAAATTATACAGTGTGTTCTTCAAGTTCCTCTTGAAGCATCGGTTGCAGAACCTGATCCAAAACGCTATTGACGAATCATCCAATCCATATGGTGTTACTACCCGACCCGAAGAATCCGTTTCCGCTTCCAATCCTTCGTTCACCGATGGTGTCGCTACTAAAGACATCCACATCGATCCATTCACTGCTCTTTCTATTCGGATCTTCCTCCCGGATTCGTCCCTTTCTCCTCCAGAACAGCCCGATTTGAAACCCAATCTCAGATCGTCCGGAAATGATGACCCAAATTCCCATAATCACCGCCGGAGTAGTTATGCCCCGTCGAATGTCGGAGCTCCGAGAAACGATCCGAGAAGAAGCAGTTTAGAGGGTTTAAATTTAAGATCTGACAACAATGTTTATCGAGGTTATTCACCATCACCTCAAAATTGTCGAAAATTACCGATAATGTTACAGTTTCATGGAGGTGGTTGGGTGAGTGGGAGTAATGAGTCGGTTGCTAACGATTACTTTTGTCGAAGGATAGCGAAATTGTGTGATGTTATAGTCATCGCCGTCGGTTACAGGCTGGCACCGGAGAATAAGTATCCGGCAGCGTTTGAGGATGGATTGAAGGTGTTGAACTGGTTAGCAAAGCAAGCAAATTTATCAGAGTGTAGTAAGTCGATGGGGAGTGGAGCGCGTGGGGTTGGATCAGAGTTCACCAAGGCTGAAGTTCAGAGACATATTGTGGATACTTTCGGGGCTTCAGTAGTTGAGCCATGGTTGGCTGCTCATGGAGATCCATCAAG ATGTGTTCTACTTGGGGTGAGTTGTGGAGCGAACATTGTGGATTATGTGGCTCGCAAGGCTGTCGAGGCAGGCAAGCGATTGGATCCTGTCAAGGTTGTAGCACAGGTCCTAATGTACCCATTCTTCATTGGAAATGTCCCGACACAATCGGAAATAAAGTTGGCAAACTCTTACTTCTATGACAAGGCAATGTGCCTACTTGCATGGAAACTCTTTCTTCCGAAGGAAGAGTTCAGCCTTGACCATCCAGCCGCCAATCCACTTATTTCAGACAGGGGACCTCCTCTTAAATTCATGCCACCAACACTGACCGTCGTAGCAGAACATGACTGGATGAGAGACCGAGCAATTGCTTACTCAGAGACACTTAGGAAAGTAAACGTTGACGCACCTGTTCTCGAGTATAAAGATGCAGTTCATGAATTTGCAACCCTTGACATGCTTTTAAAGACTCCTCAAGCTCAGGCTTGTGCCGAGGACATTGCTATCTGGGTTAAGAAATACATTTCAACGCGAGGTCATGAGTTCTCTTATTAA
- the LOC105769337 gene encoding myb-related protein 315 encodes MGRKPCCDKVGLKRGPWTIEEDHKLMNFIFNNGIPCWRHVPKLAGLLRCGKSCRLRWINYLRPDVKRGCFTESEEDEIIRLHSQLGNRWSKIASHFPGRTDNEIKNHWNTRIRKKLKLLGLDPVTHKPIENGEKNKQEETKSEDVRKDDEIQTTLDGTETDDLLNNYEILCGSLDSSFSKEESNNPSMATQEEDCLKQWVDCVDSFFSWDNFTHLEEQIPFPPWL; translated from the exons ATGGGACGAAAACCTTGTTGTGATAAAGTTGGATTAAAGCGAGGTCCATGGACAATTGAGGAAGATCATAAGCTGATGAACTTTATATTCAACAATGGTATTCCTTGTTGGCGACATGTTCCCAAGCTTGCTG GGCTTTTAAGATGTGGGAAAAGTTGTAGATTGAGAtggataaattatttaagaCCAGATGTTAAGAGAGGGTGTTTTACAGAATCAGAAGAAGACGAGATTATTCGACTTCATTCACAACTCGGAAATAG GTGGTCTAAGATTGCATCACATTTTCCGGGTCGAACCGACAATGAAATCAAGAACCACTGGAATACCCGAATCAGGAAGAAGCTAAAGCTTCTTGGTTTAGACCCTGTGACACACAAACCTATTGAAAATGGtgagaaaaataaacaagaagaGACAAAGTCAGAGGATGTaagaaaagatgatgaaattcaaACAACTTTGGATGGAACAGAAACAGATGATTTATTGAACAATTACGAAATATTGTGTGGAAGCTTAGATTCTTCATTTTCAAAGGAAGAATCCAACAATCCATCAATGGCTACTCAAGAAGAAGATTGTTTGAAGCAATGGGTTGATTGTGTGGATTCATTTTTCTCATGGGATAATTTTACTCATCTTGAAGAACAAATTCCATTTCCACCTTGGCTTTGA
- the LOC105769344 gene encoding uncharacterized protein LOC105769344 isoform X1, which produces MATRFRLVMAMQRTIQRIHSLVDTPRLKSFSLNAPKSVDVEYANGIKFSLSAEFLRVYSPAADGKIRSIGSEKVISGRRHVGIMSAEPVGNYGVRIVFDDLHKTGIYSWDYFFNLGSNKFTLMRNYIKTLKKHGLSRDPSKRKSSKDL; this is translated from the exons ATGGCAACTCGGTTCAGATTAGTTATGGCTATGCAGAGAACAATTCAAAGGATCCACAGTCTCGTTGATACCCCACGCCTCAAAAGCTTCTCTCTTAACGCACCCAAAAGT GTAGATGTAGAATATGCGAATGGTATCAAGTTTAGCTTGTCAGCTGAGTTTTTGCGAGTTTATAGCCCTGCTGCTGATGGCAAGATTCGATCAATCGGCAGTGAAAAG GTTATATCTGGTCGGCGCCATGTCGGGATAATGTCTGCCGAACCTGTAGGAAACTATGGGGTAAG GATAGTTTTCGATGATTTGCATAAAACTGGGATTTATTCTTGGGACTATTTCTTTAATCTTGGGAGCAACAAGTTTACTCTTATGAgaaattatatcaaaacattgAAGAAACATGGACTCAGCCGGGATCCTTCTAAAAGAAAGTCATCTAAAGACCTCTGA
- the LOC105769344 gene encoding uncharacterized protein LOC105769344 isoform X2, translating into MATRFRLVMAMQRTIQRIHSLVDTPRLKSFSLNAPKSVDVEYANGIKFSLSAEFLRVYSPAADGKIRSIGSEKVISGRRHVGIMSAEPVGNYGDSFR; encoded by the exons ATGGCAACTCGGTTCAGATTAGTTATGGCTATGCAGAGAACAATTCAAAGGATCCACAGTCTCGTTGATACCCCACGCCTCAAAAGCTTCTCTCTTAACGCACCCAAAAGT GTAGATGTAGAATATGCGAATGGTATCAAGTTTAGCTTGTCAGCTGAGTTTTTGCGAGTTTATAGCCCTGCTGCTGATGGCAAGATTCGATCAATCGGCAGTGAAAAG GTTATATCTGGTCGGCGCCATGTCGGGATAATGTCTGCCGAACCTGTAGGAAACTATGGG GATAGTTTTCGATGA
- the LOC105769329 gene encoding alpha-soluble NSF attachment protein 2, producing the protein MGDQLAKGEEFVKKAEKKLNGWGLFSSKYEDAADLFDKAANCFKLAKSWDKAGSTYVKLANCHLKSDSKHETAQAYVDAAHCYKKTATKEAISCLQQAVNLFCDIGRLSMAARYYKEIAELYESEQNIEQAMDYFEKAADFFQNEDVSSSANQCKQKVAQFAAQIEQYQKAIEIYEEIARQSLTNNLLKYGVKGHLLNAGICQLCKGDVVAITNALERYQDLDPTFSGTRENKLLADIASAIDEEDVSKFTEVVKEFDSMTPLDSWKTTLLLRVKEKLKAKELEEDDLT; encoded by the exons ATGGGAGATCAGTTAGCGAAAGGAGAAGAATTCGTGAAGAAAGCAGAGAAAAAGCTAAATGGTTGGGGCTTGTTTAGTTCTAAATATGAAGACGCCGCCGATTTATTTGATAAAGCTGCTAATTGCTTCAAGCTTGCCAAATCAT gGGACAAAGCTGGATCAACTTATGTAAAGTTGGCGAATTGCCATTTGAAA TCAGACAGCAAGCATGAAACAGCTCAAGCTTATGTTGATGCTGCTCATTGTTATAAGAAAACAGCTACAAAGG AGGCTATATCTTGCTTGCAGCAAGCAGTGAACTTGTTTTGTGATATTGGAAGGCTAAGCATGGCTGCAAGGTATTATAAG GAAATTGCTGAATTATACGAGTCTGAACAGAACATTGAGCAGGCCATGGATTATTTTGAAAAGGCTGCTGATTTCTTCCAAAATGAAGACGTGTCTTCTTCTGCCAATCAATGCAAGCAGAAAGTTGCACAATTTGCTGCTCAGATAGAACA ATACCAGAAAGCCATTGAGATATATGAAGAGATAGCGCGGCAATCACTTACCAATAACTTGCTGAAGTATGGAGTTAAAGGTCATCTTCTTAATGCTGGCATTTGTCAACTCTGCAAAGGTGATGTTGTAGCAATCACCAATGCGTTAGAGCGATATCAG GATCTGGATCCAACTTTTTCTGGAACGCGAGAGAATAAATTATTGGCT GACATTGCTTCTGCTATTGACGAGGAAGATGTCTCAAAGTTTACGGAAGTTGTCAAGGAATTTGATAGCATGACCCCATTG GATTCTTGGAAGACAACCCTTTTACTTCGAGTGAAAGAAAAGCTGAAAGCTAAAGAACTGGAAGAAGATGATCTTACCTAA